From Ailuropoda melanoleuca isolate Jingjing chromosome 8, ASM200744v2, whole genome shotgun sequence, a single genomic window includes:
- the LOC117803299 gene encoding uncharacterized protein LOC117803299 encodes MSQQSARCGYLGSGSPRLHADPGDCTPCPRHRGSPRGGLASWFAHAHPDPRRTASACFSPPVICLILPQAVDYLGSSTMLTGSWRSVHVPAGLRSRAHPGASQALMLSARPPCPGAPARALLGFRGAGRSGGEGAAPRTRPCWRVAAAAHTRLRSRAHLPGRSSRALSSLFGLRSLLFLIGRVLYLSGVRVLPGGELDLAHRL; translated from the exons ATGAGCCAGCAATCTGCGCGCTGCGGCTACTTGGGCTCCGGGAGCCCCCGCCTCCACGCCGATCCCGGGGACTGCACTCCCTGCCCCCGCCACCGGGGGAGCCCGCGAGGCGGACTAGCTTCTTGGTTCGCACATGCGCATCCAGACCCCAGACGAACGGCGTCGGcctgtttttctcctcctgtgATTTGCCTTATTTTGCCCCAAGCTGTGGATTATTTAGGTTCTTCTACGATGCTGACGGGTAGCTGGCGGTCTGTGCACGTCCCCGCTGGACTGCGCTCCCGCGCACATCCAGGCGCGTCACAAGCGCTGATGCTCTCGGCGCGCCCTCCGTGTCCCGGGGCACCTGCGCGCGCTCTTCTCGGTTTTCGGGGGGCGGGGCGCTCTGGAGGTGAGGGTGCTGCGCCCAGGACACGCCCGTGTTGGAGGGTGGCGGCCGCAGCTCACACCCGGCTGCGCTCCCGCGCGCACCTCCCCGGGAGAAGCTCCCGTGCGCTCTCCTCCCTTTTCGGTCTGCGGTCTCTGCTCTTCCTGATTGGTCGAGTTCTTTACCTCTCGGGAGTGAGAGTCCTTCCAG GTGGAGAGTTGGATTTGGCCCATAGACTGTAG